The nucleotide window ttccctatttttttttcgagtcgaaacgtctcggtttttatttaaattgtgtattttagccttttttccctatttttttttcgagtcgaaacgtctcggtttttatttaaattgtgtattttagccttatttccctatttttttttaattgtttttctactattttttcaagaatgtgAGTTGCTTACTTTTTGGCTTCGGGGGATTGATGTAAACTCCGGCGAAGAGTTTCACTCGAGAATGTTCGACGGTGTTTAAAATGGTTTGTGGGTGTTTTTGCAGGCGCGACGGCTCGTAAAACCATCGGATCAGGTCGCTACGTGAAACTGGCTCAAGCCAGCAACAAAACGCCAAAAGAGAAGATCCAACTGGGGATCGAGCCTCTGCGGACGGCCGTGCGGCAACTGGCGGACAACCCGGAGGACACGGCCGTGCGGGCCAGGAGTCTCATCGTCTGCATCCAGGCCCTGTCGGAGGCGGCGCGCTTCGGGCACATCGAGGAGAGGATCGCATTCAAGTTGGACTACCCGGACGCCAAGACCAACTACCTCGAGATCAACTGGTCCAAGATCTCCGAGGCCGTCCAGGCCGCCAACCCCCAGACCGGAGCCCTCAAGAGCACCTACACCGTCGACTACACGCAGGAACAGTTGAAGACCGTCGGGGATATAGTCGATAAGTTGGGCAATATTAAGATGTTGCTGAAGGCCTAGGatactggactgcattttgcagtttggaactataaattctggctcatctgaaaaaacacttgtgtgcattgggaaactaatggcacatgcgtagTTCTTAAGccaggccagaatttatagttccaaattgcaaaatgcgatcctaCTCATCAACATTGGGACCGCGGtaacagggtggcatgaaacgtaagaaagaaatgaaagattggaaatttcagtggaaaattacatttgcattttttgtgaaaatttcatgaaatttcacgaggctgtgaaatacttcatatttttcaggggctagagtatgcaacccgcactcaaacacgcaaaattagaaaaaagtcacaatttttacattctgcGAGACTTGAAAAGGGaccgatatttttcaatatctttcataaatttcggaaatttcatgaaatatttcacgtgaaatttcaagactttatttttcatgaaattttgccaccctgcgcGGTAAGCAGGAAGAAAccatgccacatcagctatttccaaattaATTGGAGAATTTAATTTCATACATGAAAACTGGCTGTGgggattttgtgaaaattttagtgaattttctgaatagcACGAAGCTAATATCTCAAACTTTTCAGAGGAATCCGCCCAAcgttctctggtaaaaaattaaatcgcccgagcaaatttggcaatggctgatgaaACTCGGCTCCTTTCTGTAAGCCCAGTCCAAGGGGGAagcgtggatgatcgattatcgatatttccacatttgaagctattgttaagaatcgattattaaggtgttcgttgtgaacaccctgcctatatcgatccttttccatatatttaaatggcggatcaaccGATATAtgtcgcaaagtacgccacgccactgaccgggTCCATTTTTCAAGTGAAATGTTCTGCGCGGCTGTTTAGTTGAAATGTGACTCAATAGTGTTATTGCATCCAAATCTTAGGAAAAGGaggcttttaaaaaaataaaataagagccgagattttcaaacaccgcaaacgagatacgttgtTGCGGGCTTACACCGTTGAGATAGAATGTGTTTAAAAGGAAGTCCGACGGAGAGATAGACATGAAAAGTTCCTAAAATTgtattcgacggtgaaactaccaaaccacgtatctcggtttgcgacgtcgcagacttcctatcatactttattttttaaataaaaaactacttaacatccagtcttgaaaatttctgtgatttttcctctttgtgcggagaaaattccgtgaaaatttcaaggaatgatattgatttggtctacttcaaaaaaataaaatgtgagcgtagatttttaaacaccgcaaacgagatacgtggtttggtagtttcaccgtcgtattACTGAATTAATagcgttaaatttttttgatacaTCAGCCACGAGTGGCGTTCGTTATGTCATTTATCCATTCCTTTCTTCAAGCTAGCCTCTCTCAGAAGTGAGGATTGGTTATTTTTTGTGACAAATCTCACAGTTCACATCAAAATCTACAAAATTATACTCATACctttatatgtttttttttctaacgtatggattcttgaaaatgtatcaaacctcttttatttgtatatttttataataaaaagtTTGTTTctggaaaagtaaaaaaaaaatagattttgtaCATGGTTATGTATATGTATGTCGCTTAAagtataccctggtaaaaattggcgataggagctgcggttcaaaataccataggaattcttatagccggcttaagaaggcaatagaaaatcgtatagctggctgtagaaagcggagcaaatcataaagccgggctatacgaagcgataaaaaaagtatacagccgggatatagttcctatcgccgggcttttcattttatcgccatcggctataaaaggctataagaaattgtgtagaaattcgtgcgctttggaaatcattaagtttgatacggaaccaccataatattcacaaaacacacattatattttcctttaatacatatttttttttcatcaattgaaatgagaataatccatacaggatgtgcaaacattttaaaatcatggattgaaaaacgctgactccgcgagattatatattggagcctaacacagagcggagcggcgtgctgccagagttaagcgcgcactagcgcctacaaacctaacagggatacttcacgcattgcgcaatgcttgaagtatccctgttaggtttgtaggcgctaatgcgcttttcgcgctggctacctgcccgccgcgccgcagcgtgccacggcgcttgaagcaactatttcacaccagaggtattgcacagtatcatacgaaattaaaggcgccccaacatattaggaatggcaggcatccttcaaaagtacgcagctttccgcgcaaaataaatcaagatactacggcccaaacatagagcggtagtccaaaaactcaataagtcctagcatccgtaattagtaacatttagcatacactttatcgcctggctgttgcttaatcgccatcggctataaaaggccataagaaactGTGCAGCCgtctatagaagctattgaaaatcttacagccggctttaggtccatggtattttggaagACAGAtgctactgccaatttttaccaggttAATGGTGTAGAactgatgaattttttattgtgatCATGCATCAACTTACAAATATCGTGGACTGCCtttaatggatcgtattcgatagtggttcgatgtatcgtttggttcaaaataatagaacataacctcaaaccaaaatatTACGATATTTGTGAgataagctgaaaatgagaaatttcgtagcaattcCAGTACCCTATGCTAATTagtactcatacgaatcaaaaatccgTTCCGCCAGAtgactcaattgacttttgaggctatgtttaagttttgaaccaatcgatatcgatacaatctcacccgtttgacgTAGCGAATACGATCTATGCCTTCCCACGACAAGAtcgattttttcctaatttttgagcAAGTCTCTCGCTCCATCTGAGGTGGCACATTTTCCTCGTATGAAATGGATATATTTTGGGGGAGGTCTTTAAATTCTTTgcttattataattttttatccatCCCCATCAAGTCAATAGTGTCCTTTGCGCTCAAAGAGTCTATCTAAAAGGGTTGTAAGATTTTTTTCGCAGTAAATGCATATATCGACGGCTAAAGTTTACAAATGTGTGCCTTGACAGATTGCGACATTATAAGTCTctacttttatttaattcattttatgaaaaaccaaTCAACAGTTTCTACTGAAACCTCCTATTCAgggaaattgcaaaaatacgtgggtatctcggtttgcggcattgcagacttcttgccatacgttatttttttaaacagaaaactgtATACTCGACTTCACATTTTGAGTGCTTCCGTGATTTTGTTTCTCAGTGTGCATAATGTTTTGTACAAATTCAGGGTTATaatgttggtttttttcttgaaaaaagaaaagaaaagcgTATATCTTGAAATATTGGCAACGAATTCTACGTCTCTGCTATTTTACCGTCGTTATGAATTCTTTCCACTCATTTTATAAAGCTCACACAAAGCTTCAATAAAATATGTTGAGTACTTTCCCTTCCATAGTATAAAACACAATCGGAGACTTTTATACTATTTTATACGCATCTATACTAAAAGGTACCAAGTTGCTCGCAAACCTAATGGACgtaattatttttatcataaatatgTCTAGTGGAGATAAGCATTTTCGACCTCATCTATGGATACACTGTCGTGCAGAGGAAACGCACGGTATGCAAATCAGGTCTTGTTTCTCCTCCTGTAGCATGCCATTTTTGAGGGTAATTAAAGAGCGTAGGGATATTTAATAATTTGGCGAAAAATTCTTGACAACATAAGACGTAGAACAACCGATGAAACAGCTGGGGAGAATTCGAACGTTCTGTTACGTAAACGAGCTTTGCAAGGAAGGAAACAGAAACACCTTAATTCACATGCCGTAATAGTCCTTGACACGACGATAAGGGTCCCATTGGGAGGGGGACATATGCTAAACTAAGTAATCCTTTTTCTGTCGGGACCAAACCCCTCTCCGTACGCATTTAGTGTCTCCACGTGCTTTCACGAGGATTTTCGAGGGGTCTTCTAAAAGCGCGAGTGTCCGGCCGTAAAAAGGCGCgagtttcttctttttcattgaaacaaaaaagaaggagaaagtgGCAAAAAGTCTTGAGCgaacaaaaaaaagaatcacCATCGTGgtgaaggaggaaaaaactgaaaacggaaaattttgatCAGTCGATTCGACTCTCGAATTGTTCGGATTCCCGAACGGCCAAGGTAAAAGCCGGGTTGAGAATGATCGGCATATGGGTATTTGAAAAATGCTAGATAAACGATTTCTTTTTAACCGAAATTCCATATTCTTCGTATAATTATTATTTGGATGAGGATGAACAACCACCTCAGAAATGAGAGACATTGAGAGAAATGGATCTCTCCCGTGGAAAAATTGACGACTTTGATCCTAAAAAGAACTACGAGGCTCCTCTCACTTAACTTAATTGACTTACTTTAACTTAACTTAACTTAACTGACTTAACTTAACTTAACTTAACTTAACTGACTTAACTTAACTTTATTTAACTGACCCTTAGCTGTCTCTGGTTAGTAGCTTACTTTTCTAACcgggcgtttaagtctctgagatCGTCGATATTCCATTGAAAGGAGGTGtaattggattgtattttgctaTGAGGAACTACTGATTCTGACtcatttcatgagaaaaatatattccaTTCGTTTCTCTGTGTTGATTTGTGCTTTTGTGGATGAGCCAGAGATAATGGTTGCTTAATGCAAAATATGGTCGAATTGAAACACATGATTCTCTCCAAAATGTCACGTAAAAACTTACGCACATATCGTAAATTGTTTTTGACTCACGAAAGagatttttaaattgtaaataaCAACGACTCTAATATGATGCTGTTTACGATCGACATAAATTAATTGCATGTCGAGGAATGATGTTCAGAGTCTGTGCTCTGCATATGGCAGATAAAGATTTCAGCTGGCTTATTCTTGAAACTGCGTTTTTCATATGAGAATAATTTAATAACTGCCATATAACTCCGCTTTGGTCTCATATTTTTGAGGGATTTTTCTACAGAAA belongs to Bemisia tabaci chromosome 6, PGI_BMITA_v3 and includes:
- the LOC109033848 gene encoding uncharacterized protein isoform X2, which encodes MVGRGLSALSWCLVFGSVFLGGCAVKVVDFRVDDYYRSVQKLRDSVRCDAVTRSRPKEHASFPRLCDAKSLKSDDKFVQVKFDLGQNKVVTFAVYAANLYVLGFKSKTTAYLLDEAPEFGLPTTFFAGATARKTIGSGRYVKLAQASNKTPKEKIQLGIEPLRTAVRQLADNPEDTAVRARSLIVCIQALSEAARFGHIEERIAFKLDYPDAKTNYLEINWSKISEAVQAANPQTGALKSTYTVDYTQEQLKTVGDIVDKLGNIKMLLKA